The following proteins are encoded in a genomic region of Rhizobium sp. CCGE531:
- a CDS encoding glutamine synthetase beta-grasp domain-containing protein: protein MTKFKLEYIWLDGYTPVPNLRGKTQIKEFDAFPTLEQLPLWGFDGSSTMQAEGRSSDCVLKPVAIYPDPARTNGALVMCEVMMPDGVTPHASNSRATILDDEDAWFGFEQEYFFYQDGRPLGFPESGYPAPQGPYYTGVGYKNVGDVAREIVEEHLDLCLEAGINHEGINAEVAKGQWEFQIFGKGSKKAADQIWMARYLLLRLCEKYGIDIEFHCKPLGDTDWNGSGMHCNFSTKFMREVGGKAYFEALMAQFDKNLDAHISVYGPDNHLRLTGKHETAPWNKFSYGVADRGASIRVPHSFVKNDYKGYLEDRRPNSQGDPYQIASQVLKTISEVPTAGSASAAA, encoded by the coding sequence ATGACGAAATTTAAGCTCGAGTATATCTGGCTCGACGGGTACACCCCGGTACCGAACCTGCGCGGTAAAACGCAGATCAAGGAATTCGACGCATTTCCGACGCTCGAACAGCTTCCGCTTTGGGGCTTCGACGGTTCGTCGACGATGCAGGCCGAAGGCCGCAGCTCCGATTGCGTGCTGAAGCCCGTCGCCATCTATCCGGATCCGGCCCGCACCAACGGCGCGCTCGTCATGTGCGAAGTCATGATGCCGGATGGCGTCACGCCGCACGCTTCCAACAGCCGCGCCACCATCCTCGACGATGAAGACGCATGGTTCGGCTTCGAGCAGGAATACTTCTTCTACCAGGACGGCCGCCCGCTCGGCTTCCCGGAATCCGGCTATCCGGCTCCGCAAGGCCCGTACTACACCGGCGTCGGCTACAAGAACGTCGGCGATGTCGCCCGCGAAATCGTTGAAGAGCATCTCGACCTTTGCCTCGAAGCAGGCATCAACCACGAAGGCATCAACGCCGAAGTGGCCAAGGGTCAGTGGGAATTCCAGATTTTCGGCAAGGGCTCCAAGAAGGCCGCCGACCAGATCTGGATGGCACGCTACCTGCTGCTGCGTCTTTGCGAAAAGTACGGCATCGACATCGAGTTCCATTGCAAGCCGCTCGGCGACACCGACTGGAACGGCTCGGGCATGCACTGCAACTTCTCGACCAAGTTCATGCGCGAAGTCGGCGGCAAGGCCTATTTCGAAGCGCTCATGGCTCAGTTCGACAAGAACCTGGATGCCCATATCTCCGTCTACGGCCCGGACAACCATCTGCGTCTGACCGGCAAGCACGAAACGGCTCCGTGGAACAAGTTCAGCTACGGCGTTGCCGATCGTGGCGCCTCGATCCGCGTTCCGCATTCCTTCGTCAAGAACGACTACAAAGGCTACCTCGAAGATCGTCGTCCGAACTCGCAAGGCGACCCCTACCAGATCGCTTCGCAGGTCCTGAAGACCATCTCGGAAGTTCCGACGGCTGGCTCGGCTTCGGCTGCTGCCTAA
- a CDS encoding dihydrofolate reductase family protein has product MRKLVIWNLMTLDGYFEGTKPWDLDFHMLAWGDELEHYAAELGKEGDLLIFGRKTYEGMAAYWPTATETPDIAAYMNGIAKIAASRTLDKADWNNTRVVGDIAAEAKRLKQEPGKTMFVFGSAEVTDVLLKAGLVDEIRICLVPVVLGAGNPHFKPAGEQRPMKLIDSTPLKTGAVVLRYEPAK; this is encoded by the coding sequence ATGAGGAAGCTCGTTATCTGGAATCTCATGACGCTCGACGGCTATTTCGAGGGAACCAAGCCCTGGGACCTCGATTTTCACATGCTCGCCTGGGGCGACGAGCTGGAACATTATGCGGCCGAGCTAGGCAAGGAAGGCGACCTACTGATCTTCGGCCGCAAGACCTATGAAGGCATGGCCGCCTATTGGCCGACCGCGACGGAAACACCCGACATCGCCGCCTATATGAACGGCATCGCCAAGATCGCCGCCTCGCGGACGCTCGACAAGGCGGACTGGAACAATACCCGCGTCGTCGGCGATATTGCCGCCGAAGCGAAGAGACTGAAGCAAGAACCCGGCAAGACCATGTTCGTCTTCGGCAGCGCCGAGGTGACGGATGTGCTGCTCAAGGCGGGGCTGGTGGATGAGATCCGCATCTGCCTTGTTCCGGTCGTGCTTGGCGCCGGCAATCCACATTTCAAGCCGGCTGGGGAACAGCGGCCGATGAAGCTCATCGACTCCACGCCCCTCAAGACCGGGGCCGTCGTCCTGCGCTACGAACCCGCGAAGTAG
- a CDS encoding carboxymuconolactone decarboxylase family protein produces the protein MHPRFNFGKASPESYKAVVALENFVQTCGLEPRFIHLIKLRASQINGCAYCVDMHVKEARHDGLSEQWINLMCVWWESPVYDDRERALLRWVDSVTKIAQTGIPDADFEPLKQHFSEEEIVKITVAIGTINIWNRLAVGFRSQHPVDAASKGA, from the coding sequence ATGCATCCTCGTTTCAATTTCGGCAAAGCCTCGCCCGAATCCTACAAGGCCGTCGTTGCGCTGGAAAACTTCGTCCAGACCTGCGGCCTGGAGCCCCGCTTTATCCACCTGATCAAGCTTCGCGCCTCGCAGATCAATGGCTGCGCCTACTGTGTCGACATGCATGTGAAGGAAGCCCGGCACGACGGCCTCAGCGAACAGTGGATCAACCTGATGTGCGTCTGGTGGGAATCGCCCGTTTACGACGACCGCGAGCGCGCACTGCTCCGCTGGGTCGACTCCGTCACCAAGATCGCCCAGACCGGCATACCGGATGCCGATTTCGAGCCGCTGAAGCAGCATTTCAGCGAAGAGGAGATCGTCAAGATCACCGTCGCGATCGGCACGATCAATATCTGGAATCGTCTTGCCGTCGGCTTCCGCTCGCAGCATCCGGTCGACGCGGCTAGCAAGGGTGCTTGA
- a CDS encoding TIGR02186 family protein — protein sequence MRGFGLLIAATVLLAPLAGQAQVMLDQPTTSTTARETMEIGTSTSEIAITSDFTGADLTIFGALSNTDQLLLAIGQYDIVVVLEGPRENATVRRKERVFGIWVNTRSMTFEHVPEAYSLSSTRAVDNITTPLELSDRGIGVDHIPLTPLGFVGNVGDVPEFRNAFRRLQKTGGLYESDPAGVRFVSSSLFKATLRIPADVPNGVHTVRAYLFKSGKFLSEKSLPLRVIKTGIEQTITDAAHQQPIAYGVFSVLLALVTGWGASFMFRKN from the coding sequence ATGAGAGGTTTCGGACTGCTCATCGCCGCGACCGTGCTGCTTGCCCCGCTTGCCGGACAGGCGCAGGTGATGCTCGACCAGCCGACGACCTCGACCACGGCGCGAGAGACGATGGAAATCGGCACCTCGACGAGCGAGATCGCCATCACCTCCGATTTCACCGGCGCCGATCTGACGATTTTCGGCGCCTTGTCCAATACCGACCAGCTGCTTCTGGCGATCGGCCAATATGACATCGTCGTCGTGCTGGAGGGTCCGCGCGAAAACGCCACGGTGCGCCGGAAGGAGCGGGTGTTCGGCATCTGGGTCAATACCCGCTCGATGACGTTCGAACATGTGCCGGAAGCCTATTCGCTCTCAAGCACGCGCGCTGTCGATAATATCACCACGCCGCTCGAACTCAGCGATCGCGGCATCGGCGTCGACCATATTCCGCTGACGCCGCTCGGCTTCGTCGGCAATGTCGGGGACGTACCGGAATTCCGCAATGCTTTCCGGCGGCTGCAGAAAACAGGCGGCCTCTATGAAAGCGACCCGGCCGGCGTGCGCTTCGTCAGCTCCTCGCTTTTCAAGGCGACGCTCAGAATTCCCGCCGATGTGCCGAATGGCGTGCACACGGTGCGGGCCTATCTCTTCAAGAGCGGCAAGTTCCTGAGCGAGAAATCCCTGCCGTTGCGCGTCATCAAAACAGGCATAGAACAGACCATTACCGATGCCGCGCACCAGCAGCCGATCGCCTATGGTGTGTTTTCCGTATTGCTGGCGCTCGTCACCGGATGGGGTGCGAGCTTCATGTTCCGGAAGAACTGA
- a CDS encoding YitT family protein yields MANAKSAFGVWNTAATRHSWAEDVQGIVCGSVISSLGLFCLSSAGLLTGSTAGIAFLLHYAIGVNFGLAFFVVNLPFFYLSLKQLGPAFTIKTFIAIALTSLLTNLQPLLFDVAHINALWSALLGGILLGFGLLALYRHRASLGGVGILGIYLQERFGIRAGLVQLAIDLCVLAVAFAVTTPFVVICSVIGAIALNLFVAINHRSDRYIAL; encoded by the coding sequence ATGGCGAACGCGAAGAGCGCTTTTGGCGTCTGGAATACGGCCGCGACCCGGCATTCATGGGCCGAGGACGTCCAGGGTATCGTTTGCGGCAGCGTGATTTCGTCGCTCGGGCTGTTTTGCCTTTCCAGCGCCGGCCTTTTGACCGGCAGCACCGCCGGCATCGCTTTTCTGCTGCATTACGCAATCGGCGTGAATTTCGGCCTGGCTTTCTTCGTCGTCAACCTGCCGTTCTTCTATCTTTCGCTGAAACAGCTCGGCCCGGCCTTCACCATCAAGACTTTCATCGCCATCGCGCTGACGTCGCTACTGACCAATCTGCAGCCGCTGCTCTTCGATGTGGCGCATATCAATGCGCTGTGGTCGGCGCTTCTCGGCGGCATCCTGCTCGGCTTCGGGCTGCTTGCGCTCTATCGCCATCGCGCCAGCCTCGGCGGCGTCGGTATTCTGGGGATCTATCTGCAGGAGCGGTTCGGCATCAGGGCAGGGCTGGTGCAGCTTGCGATCGATCTATGCGTGCTCGCGGTCGCTTTTGCGGTGACCACGCCCTTTGTGGTCATCTGCTCGGTGATCGGCGCCATCGCGCTCAATCTCTTCGTCGCGATCAATCATCGCTCGGATCGCTATATCGCTTTATGA
- a CDS encoding helix-turn-helix domain-containing protein yields the protein MDALHRSGCPINLTLEILGDRWSLIVIRDIMFGNRRHFRELLQKSQEGIASNILADRLKRLVERGLLTREDDPTHKQKAIYSLTEMAIDLVPLFAHMGAWGRKHLPVSEELSIRAELLENGGSKLWEDFMEELRAKHLGKVLPPGTPSVLGRLTEAYLEVANRRKSG from the coding sequence ATGGACGCGCTGCATCGTTCTGGCTGCCCGATCAATCTGACGCTGGAAATTCTCGGCGACCGCTGGAGCCTGATCGTCATCAGGGACATCATGTTCGGCAACCGCCGGCATTTTCGCGAGTTGCTGCAGAAGTCGCAGGAGGGGATTGCCTCCAACATCCTCGCCGATCGCCTGAAGCGGCTGGTCGAGCGCGGCCTGTTGACCCGCGAGGATGATCCGACCCACAAGCAGAAGGCCATCTATAGCCTTACGGAAATGGCGATCGATCTCGTGCCGCTCTTTGCCCATATGGGCGCCTGGGGCCGCAAGCATCTTCCGGTGTCGGAGGAACTGTCGATCCGCGCTGAACTCCTGGAAAATGGCGGTTCGAAGCTCTGGGAAGATTTCATGGAAGAACTGCGCGCCAAACATCTCGGCAAGGTGCTGCCGCCCGGCACGCCCTCGGTGCTCGGCCGGCTGACGGAAGCCTATCTCGAGGTCGCCAATCGCAGGAAAAGCGGTTGA
- a CDS encoding methyltransferase: MLPSQLSSGDVIADRRADYAKMLAESGEPASAAELMEQALELVPRWAAGWFTLAAYREKAGDASGAIAALNEVLALDEGDVFGARLKLAVLGGAEVPDQPPSLYVERLFDDYADRFETSLVEKLGYSVPGKLAALIVETADIPKHFHLAVDLGCGTGLLGPEIRAHVDRLEGYDLSKGMLAKAAEKHVYDHLGQADLSLEPDLSGVFDAGLAPGRADLITAADVLMYLGNLNGVAAIVDKLSADDAIFAFSVEDAQQPAGYVLRDSLRFAHSEAYVRGILADHGFAVLDLTRDVIRMDGGKPVHGILFITRKSA; encoded by the coding sequence ATGCTGCCGAGCCAGCTTTCCTCCGGCGATGTCATTGCCGACCGCCGCGCCGACTATGCGAAGATGCTTGCCGAAAGCGGCGAGCCGGCGAGCGCCGCCGAGCTGATGGAGCAGGCGCTGGAGCTGGTGCCGCGCTGGGCGGCAGGCTGGTTCACGCTTGCGGCCTATCGCGAGAAGGCTGGCGATGCGTCCGGCGCGATCGCCGCGCTGAACGAAGTGCTGGCGCTCGATGAGGGGGACGTCTTCGGCGCCCGCCTGAAGCTTGCGGTTCTCGGCGGCGCCGAGGTGCCCGACCAGCCACCGAGCCTCTATGTCGAGCGGCTGTTCGATGATTATGCCGACCGTTTCGAAACCTCGCTCGTCGAGAAGCTCGGCTATAGCGTACCCGGCAAGCTCGCGGCGCTGATTGTCGAGACCGCCGATATCCCAAAACATTTCCATCTCGCCGTTGATCTCGGCTGCGGCACCGGTCTTCTCGGACCGGAAATCCGTGCTCATGTCGATCGGCTCGAGGGTTACGATCTGTCGAAGGGCATGCTTGCCAAGGCGGCCGAGAAGCATGTCTACGATCATCTCGGCCAGGCCGATCTGTCGCTGGAGCCGGATCTATCCGGCGTTTTCGATGCCGGGCTGGCGCCGGGCCGCGCCGATCTGATCACCGCCGCCGACGTGCTGATGTATCTGGGCAATCTAAATGGCGTGGCGGCGATCGTGGACAAGCTTTCGGCCGATGACGCTATCTTCGCCTTTTCCGTCGAGGATGCGCAGCAGCCGGCCGGCTATGTGCTGCGCGATTCCCTGCGGTTTGCGCATTCGGAAGCCTATGTCAGGGGGATTTTGGCCGATCACGGTTTTGCCGTGCTGGATCTTACCCGCGACGTCATTCGCATGGATGGCGGAAAACCGGTGCACGGCATTCTGTTCATTACGCGTAAATCGGCTTGA
- the pdeM gene encoding ligase-associated DNA damage response endonuclease PdeM — MINRLALARDLNGQDGGGRAFAAGVETVVQGVAAVCDPMGALYLPDGGILVVSDLHLEKGAAFARRGMLLPPYDTLATLTVLAAVIGRYDPKLVVSLGDNFHDRIGSQHLPEEFRSLIVNMARGREWIWINGNHDPDGTVDLPGHSVDEMHYSGLTFRHEPKAGRQAGEVAGHLHPSATVRRREKSVRRPCFATDGARLLMPAFGVMTGGLDLRHKAMVGLFERESLIAHLLGRDRIYSVRFGNLSA, encoded by the coding sequence GTGATCAACCGGCTGGCGCTGGCGCGGGACTTGAATGGCCAAGACGGCGGTGGACGTGCGTTCGCCGCGGGCGTCGAAACCGTCGTTCAAGGCGTGGCCGCCGTCTGCGATCCGATGGGTGCGCTTTATCTGCCTGATGGCGGCATTCTTGTCGTCTCCGATCTGCATCTCGAAAAGGGCGCGGCCTTCGCCCGTCGCGGCATGCTGCTGCCGCCCTATGATACGTTGGCGACACTGACCGTGCTTGCCGCTGTCATCGGCCGTTACGATCCGAAACTCGTCGTCTCGCTCGGCGACAATTTCCACGATCGGATCGGTTCGCAGCATCTGCCGGAAGAGTTTCGCAGCCTGATCGTCAACATGGCCCGCGGCCGTGAATGGATCTGGATCAACGGCAATCACGATCCGGACGGCACGGTCGATCTGCCTGGGCACTCGGTCGACGAGATGCATTACAGCGGATTGACGTTCCGCCATGAACCGAAGGCGGGACGGCAGGCCGGCGAGGTCGCCGGCCATTTGCACCCCTCCGCCACCGTTCGGCGCCGTGAGAAATCGGTGCGCCGCCCGTGCTTCGCAACGGACGGCGCCCGCCTGCTGATGCCGGCCTTCGGCGTGATGACCGGCGGCCTCGATCTTCGCCATAAGGCGATGGTGGGCCTCTTCGAGCGGGAAAGCCTGATCGCCCACCTGCTCGGCCGCGACCGCATCTATTCCGTGCGATTCGGCAACCTGTCGGCTTAG
- a CDS encoding CAP domain-containing protein, protein MTSQTLTCTRRDALRLAALALTASVASCATPPARVSNIPASDQTASALPLVNALRAKNGLPPLKIDTAAGTAAVYQARRMADSGKMEHLIGIGDDFGKRVKASGVKLPAAENIAEGQRDANAAVTAWINSPKHLHNMLGKYDGLGVALAYAPSSGGRPYWSMVLSSN, encoded by the coding sequence ATGACCTCCCAGACACTGACCTGCACGCGCCGCGATGCGCTGCGTCTCGCCGCCCTTGCGCTCACCGCATCCGTCGCAAGCTGCGCCACGCCGCCTGCCCGGGTTTCCAATATCCCGGCCAGCGACCAGACCGCCTCCGCCCTGCCGCTCGTCAATGCGCTTCGCGCCAAGAACGGCCTGCCGCCATTGAAGATCGATACCGCCGCCGGTACCGCCGCCGTCTATCAGGCGCGACGCATGGCGGATTCCGGCAAGATGGAGCATCTGATCGGCATCGGCGACGATTTCGGCAAGCGTGTCAAGGCGAGCGGCGTCAAGCTGCCGGCAGCCGAGAACATTGCCGAAGGCCAGCGCGACGCGAACGCGGCCGTGACGGCCTGGATCAATTCGCCGAAGCATTTGCACAATATGCTCGGCAAATATGACGGCCTTGGCGTCGCTCTCGCCTATGCCCCCTCTTCCGGCGGCAGGCCTTATTGGTCCATGGTGCTTTCCTCGAACTGA
- a CDS encoding DUF6460 domain-containing protein, whose amino-acid sequence MSDQVNRFLGDSPGRTLVKLIIVSLVVGFVMKFFGWRPLDFLYGFRRFIVDLWHSGFAALGEFGDYMLLGASIVIPLFIILRLFNYRR is encoded by the coding sequence ATGTCCGATCAGGTGAACAGATTCCTTGGCGACTCGCCCGGCCGCACGCTGGTGAAGCTCATCATCGTGTCGCTCGTCGTCGGCTTCGTGATGAAATTCTTCGGCTGGCGGCCGCTCGATTTCCTCTATGGCTTCCGCCGCTTCATCGTCGACCTCTGGCACAGCGGCTTCGCTGCTCTCGGCGAATTCGGCGACTATATGCTGCTTGGCGCATCCATTGTCATTCCACTCTTCATCATCCTCCGCCTGTTCAATTATCGCCGCTGA
- a CDS encoding ligase-associated DNA damage response DEXH box helicase: MDQIDPEHSLALPSPFTRWFAEKGWQPRAHQLELLARAEAGESTLLIAPTGAGKTLAGFLPSLTDLTRRGKIPPGSAFTGIHTLYISPLKALAVDIERNLMKPVSEMGLPVSVENRTGDTPAGKRQRQKLNPPDILLTTPEQVALLLANREAERFFKDLKYIVFDELHSLVTSKRGHMLSLGLARIRKLAPRVQTIGLSATVADPMDLQKWLVAQQPEEERHAGLVIVEGGAKPDISILSTEQRIPWSGHSAKYAILDIYRELKAHRTTLLFVNTRSQAEMLFQELWSANDDNLPIALHHGSLDVGQRRKVEAAMADNRLRAVVATSTLDLGIDWGDVDLVIHVGAPKGASRLAQRIGRANHRMDEPSKAILVPANRFEVMECQAALDANYIGAQDTPPIGAGALDVLAQHVLGMACAEPFDMLELYDEVQSAAPYADLSWETFERIVDFVATGGYALRTYERYARIRKTEDRRWRVSNPQVAQQYRLNLGTIVEEAMLNIRMVKRNALGSLGRGGAPLGKVEEYFVEQLSPGDTFLFSGKVLRFEGIRESECLASQAFSLDPKIPSYAGGKFPLSTYLADQVRAMIADPDRRHRLPDQVRDWLEIQKDKSLLPKRDEFLIETFPRGSRAYMVAYPFEGRLAHQTLGMLLTRRLERAGAKPMGFVATDYSLGIWGLEDMGLMIANRRLSLSDLFDEDMLGDDLEAWLAESFLLKRTFRNCAVIAGLIERRHPGKEKTGRQVTVSADLIYDVLRSHEPDHILLQATRQDAATGLLDIGRLADMLKRIKGHITHRALDHISPLAVPVMLEIGKVPVPGEAHDVLLAEAADDLIREAME; this comes from the coding sequence ATGGACCAGATCGACCCGGAGCACTCTCTTGCCCTGCCTTCCCCCTTCACCCGCTGGTTTGCGGAAAAGGGCTGGCAGCCGCGCGCCCATCAGCTCGAACTACTCGCCCGCGCCGAGGCGGGCGAAAGCACGCTGCTGATTGCGCCGACGGGCGCGGGCAAGACGCTCGCCGGCTTCCTGCCCTCGCTCACCGATCTCACCCGGCGCGGCAAGATCCCGCCCGGGTCGGCCTTCACCGGCATCCATACGCTCTACATCTCGCCGCTAAAGGCGCTCGCGGTCGATATCGAGCGCAACCTGATGAAGCCCGTTTCGGAAATGGGCCTGCCGGTATCGGTCGAAAACCGCACCGGCGATACGCCCGCTGGCAAGCGGCAGCGCCAGAAGCTCAATCCACCCGATATCCTGCTGACGACGCCGGAGCAGGTGGCGCTGCTGCTTGCCAATCGCGAGGCCGAACGCTTCTTCAAGGATTTGAAATACATCGTCTTCGATGAATTGCATTCGCTCGTCACGTCCAAGCGCGGTCATATGCTGTCGCTTGGCCTTGCCCGCATCCGCAAGCTTGCCCCTCGCGTCCAGACCATCGGTCTTTCGGCGACGGTCGCCGACCCCATGGACCTGCAGAAATGGCTGGTGGCGCAGCAGCCAGAGGAGGAGCGCCATGCCGGCCTCGTCATCGTCGAGGGCGGTGCCAAGCCCGACATATCGATACTCTCAACCGAGCAGCGCATCCCCTGGTCCGGCCACTCCGCCAAGTATGCGATCCTCGATATCTATCGCGAGCTGAAGGCGCATCGCACCACGCTGCTCTTCGTCAACACGCGCTCGCAGGCCGAAATGCTGTTTCAGGAGCTGTGGTCGGCCAACGACGACAATCTGCCGATCGCGCTTCATCATGGCTCGCTCGATGTCGGCCAGCGCCGAAAGGTCGAGGCGGCCATGGCTGACAATAGGCTGCGCGCCGTCGTCGCCACTTCGACGCTGGATCTCGGCATCGACTGGGGCGATGTCGATCTCGTCATCCATGTCGGCGCGCCGAAGGGAGCGAGCCGGCTTGCCCAGCGCATCGGCCGCGCCAATCACCGCATGGACGAACCGTCGAAGGCGATCCTGGTGCCGGCCAATCGCTTCGAGGTCATGGAATGTCAGGCCGCTCTCGATGCCAATTATATCGGTGCGCAGGACACGCCACCGATCGGCGCCGGCGCACTCGATGTTCTGGCTCAGCATGTGCTCGGCATGGCCTGCGCCGAACCCTTCGACATGCTTGAGCTCTACGACGAGGTGCAGAGTGCCGCCCCGTATGCCGATCTTTCCTGGGAGACCTTCGAGCGCATCGTCGATTTCGTTGCCACCGGCGGCTATGCGCTCCGGACTTATGAGCGCTATGCCCGCATCCGCAAGACGGAGGACAGGCGCTGGCGGGTCTCCAATCCGCAGGTCGCGCAGCAATATCGCCTCAACCTCGGCACGATCGTCGAAGAGGCGATGCTGAACATCCGCATGGTGAAGCGCAATGCGCTTGGCTCGCTCGGAAGAGGAGGTGCGCCGCTCGGAAAGGTCGAGGAATATTTCGTCGAGCAGCTCTCGCCCGGCGATACCTTCCTCTTTTCCGGCAAGGTGCTGCGCTTCGAAGGCATCCGCGAAAGCGAATGCCTGGCGTCGCAGGCCTTCTCGCTGGATCCGAAAATCCCCTCCTATGCCGGCGGCAAGTTTCCGCTCTCCACCTATCTCGCCGATCAGGTGCGGGCGATGATTGCCGATCCCGACCGCCGGCACCGCCTGCCGGATCAGGTGCGCGACTGGCTGGAAATCCAGAAGGACAAGTCGCTGCTGCCGAAGCGCGATGAGTTTTTGATCGAGACGTTTCCGCGCGGCAGCCGCGCCTACATGGTCGCCTATCCTTTCGAGGGGAGGCTGGCGCACCAGACGCTCGGCATGCTCCTGACCCGAAGGCTGGAGCGCGCGGGCGCCAAGCCCATGGGCTTCGTCGCGACCGATTATTCGCTCGGCATATGGGGTCTGGAGGATATGGGGCTGATGATCGCAAACCGTCGCCTCAGCCTTTCCGATCTCTTCGACGAGGACATGCTTGGCGACGATCTCGAGGCCTGGCTCGCCGAATCCTTCCTATTGAAGCGGACCTTCCGCAATTGTGCCGTGATTGCCGGCTTGATCGAGCGCCGGCATCCCGGCAAGGAAAAGACCGGCCGTCAGGTGACCGTCTCGGCCGACCTGATCTATGATGTGCTGCGCAGCCACGAGCCCGACCACATTCTGCTGCAGGCGACGAGGCAGGATGCGGCGACGGGGCTTTTGGATATTGGCCGTCTTGCGGATATGCTGAAGCGAATCAAGGGCCATATCACCCATCGCGCGCTGGACCATATTTCCCCGCTCGCCGTGCCGGTGATGCTGGAAATCGGCAAGGTGCCGGTGCCGGGCGAGGCTCACGATGTCCTGCTTGCCGAAGCGGCCGATGACCTGATCCGCGAGGCAATGGAATAG
- a CDS encoding Rrf2 family transcriptional regulator produces MKLGDGVEQSIHCVGMLAGLSDGGVLSAAALAEFHGVSVSYLLKHLQALSGAGILDTVPGPKGGYRLARKPEAISLLDIVLAAEGPAPAFRCAEIRQRGPNPLPGRYFAKPCGINAVMLAAERAYRAELAKTSIADILTDLTDADTDGGIAARGCAFLALHERKTKAEPSRT; encoded by the coding sequence ATGAAGCTCGGAGACGGTGTCGAACAATCCATCCATTGCGTTGGCATGCTGGCGGGATTGTCCGATGGCGGCGTGCTTTCGGCGGCTGCCCTTGCGGAATTTCACGGTGTCTCGGTCAGCTATCTTCTGAAGCATCTGCAGGCGCTTTCGGGTGCCGGCATTCTCGACACCGTGCCGGGGCCGAAGGGCGGATACCGGCTGGCGCGCAAGCCGGAGGCGATCAGCCTGCTCGATATCGTGCTCGCCGCCGAAGGCCCTGCCCCGGCGTTTCGTTGCGCCGAAATCCGTCAGCGCGGACCGAACCCATTGCCGGGGCGCTATTTCGCCAAGCCCTGCGGCATCAACGCCGTCATGCTGGCGGCCGAGCGCGCCTACCGGGCCGAACTGGCCAAGACGAGCATCGCCGACATCCTGACCGATCTGACTGACGCGGATACGGATGGCGGCATAGCCGCGAGAGGCTGCGCCTTTCTCGCGCTTCATGAACGCAAGACAAAAGCTGAACCTTCAAGAACTTGA
- a CDS encoding DUF2735 domain-containing protein: MAISAQSETAKIYQFPVKARAVAAGQRPKVNLTPDIGPTIATAAFDSWYHEEAITETDPGRKQ, translated from the coding sequence ATGGCAATCAGTGCTCAAAGCGAAACGGCAAAGATCTATCAGTTTCCCGTCAAGGCCCGCGCCGTTGCGGCCGGTCAACGCCCGAAGGTGAACCTTACCCCGGACATCGGCCCGACCATTGCGACGGCTGCGTTCGACAGTTGGTATCATGAAGAAGCGATCACCGAGACCGATCCCGGCCGCAAGCAATAG